CCGGAGAAATCATGCGCTTTCGGCCTGCATTCTATGCGGCAGTGTTGGCCTTGTGCTGCGCGCAAAGCGCGGCCAAGGACATCGCGCTCATTTCCAATAAAGAAAATAGTGTCCGCGGCGTTCCATTCGCTGAACTGGTGAAGATCTGTAAGGGACAGACTTCGCGGTGGCCAGACGGTAAGTTCGTGACTTTAGTCATGCGCAACCCCGCATCCAGCGACATGAAGATCGTGCTGCAAAAGGCCTACGGCATGACTTCGGAAGAAGTGAATCAACTGCTTGCTACCGCCAATCATGGTCGCACCGATCGGCCAGCGGTTGTGGTCGTGACCTCGGACGAGGCGGTGGTAAAGAAAGTCGAGACCATGCCCGGAGCGGTGGGCCTGGTAGATGTGTACTCCATTACGGGTGGAGTGAACGTGATCAAGGTTGGCGGAAAGCTGCCGCTTGAACCGGGATACGTGCTCCACGGCAATTGATTTTCATGCCACCTGCGCAAACGCGGAGCGGTCAAAGGCGGGCGACAGTATGGCGGTGCCAGATTCTTCGTAGCCAGCGTATCGAGACGCCGGCGGAAGTAGTGGCTGCCGCAGCCAGGAGTCAGTATGAAGGAAGCTGCGTCAGGTTCAGGGGCAGACAAGTCTCATAGGAATGAGCGCCGCTACCCGCGTTGCGCGGTGGATATGCGCATCCTCGTTGTGGCATTTCGCGATGGCAACAACACCACGGTTTGGGGGCGCTCCAATGAGATCGGCGAAGATGGTATGAGCGCCACATTAACCGGCGATCTGGTGCCGGGAGAAGTGGTATCCATGGAATTCACCCTTCCGGTAAGCACCGAGCCTATGAAGTTGCGCGCCGTGGTGAGATATCGCAGCGGGTTTCGGCACGGTTTTGAGTTCCTTACCCTTAAAGATGGCCAGCGGGAGAAGATCCAGCGCGCCCTCCATCTGCTGCCCGGCGATATCTGAGCGCCACCTCAGAATCCTTCAATTACGACCGTAACTTTTGACTAAGTGCCTGAGGCCCTAACATTACTGCGGGATCTGGCCCGCGGAGGGCACTCATGGGTGAGAAGGTCACCCACACCACCAAACAAACTAGAAGTGTCCGGAAAAACGGCAAGGCTGCTCTGGACGAGAATGGCGCCACGGCCGCCGGCCTTTCCTACCCGGGCATTCCGCACGCCGGAGAAGCGCATCAGTCTCAGGACCTGCAGATCCAGAAGGCCTACCTGGAACAACTGTTTGAAAGTTCCCCGGAAGCTATTGCCATCCTGAAGATGGACAATACCGTTTCCCACATCAATCCAGAGTTCACACGGCTTTTTGGCTATACACAAGAAGAAGTCAGGGGCAAAAAGCTGCATGACCTGATCGTTCCACCGGATCGCACGCGTGAAACCAACTTTATTTTTGGGGCCATCACCAAGGGACAGAAGGTCTCCCTCGATAGCAAACGCCGGCGCAAGGACGGCAGCCTGGTGGATGTATCAATTCTTGGAATGCCGGTGAGCGTGGGTGGCGGTCAGATCGCAATCTACGGTATTTTTCGGGATATTACAGAGAACAAGCGGGCTGAAGCGCTCCAGTCAGCGCTCTACCGCATAGCCGAGAAGACCAATTCAGCAGAAGACCTGCAGGAATTCTATGCCTCAATTCATGGAATTGTCGGCGAGTTGATGTATGCGCAAAATTTCTATATCGCTCTCTACGATTCCACGGCCAAACTACTCAATTTCCCCTATTTCGTGGACGAAGAGGATTCGCCTCCACAAGCCAAGCCACTGGGAAAGGGATTGACGGAATACGTTCTGCGTACCGGAGAGCCCCTCCTGGCCACACCGGACGTGTTTGAGGAGCTGGTTCGTCTGGGCAAGGTGGAATCCATCGGCGCCCCCTCGGTTGACTGGCTGGGCGCACCCTTAAAGACGGGCAATGCCACATTTGGCGTATTGGTGGTGCAGAGCTATAGCGGAGGTATCCGCTACCGGGAGCACGAAAAAGAAATTCTGACCTTCGTTTCGCAGCACGTGGCGAGCGCAATTGACCATAAACGTCACGAACAGGCGCTACGACTCTCCGAAGCTCGCTATCGTTCGCTGGTACAGAGCGCAGTGTATGGCATCTACCGGTCCACGCTCGATGGTCGCTTTCTGGATGTGAACCCAGCGCTGGTGGCGATGCTGGGCTACGACTCTGCTGAACAAGTGCTGGCGCTCGATCCGAGGGAAGACGTCTATTTCAGCAGTGAAGAGCGAGAGCGGCTCGAACGGGAACACCTGCGCACTCGACGCAT
The window above is part of the Terriglobales bacterium genome. Proteins encoded here:
- a CDS encoding PilZ domain-containing protein, which translates into the protein MKEAASGSGADKSHRNERRYPRCAVDMRILVVAFRDGNNTTVWGRSNEIGEDGMSATLTGDLVPGEVVSMEFTLPVSTEPMKLRAVVRYRSGFRHGFEFLTLKDGQREKIQRALHLLPGDI